The window AATACATTCTATACATATTATAGAAAAGCACCTTATTTCAATGAAATAATCAAAAATCTTGAAGAAATTTATTCAAGAGACTATGACAAACTTCTTGATTTTAATATAACAACTATTAAATGGATTCTGGATTATTTAAAAATAAACAAAAAAATTATATTTTCATCAAAATTAAATTATAATCCAGATGGCAAGCAGATGTCAGCCGATGAGAAAATTATAAGCATCTTAAAAATAATCGGAGCTAACACGTACATATCGGGCATTGGTGCTAAAGATTACCTGAATACTAAACTTTTTGATAAAGAAAATATTAAAGTGGTATTCCAAGATTTCAAACATCCTGTTTATCATCAGCTATATGGCGAATTCACACCCAATTTATCAATAATAGATCTGCTTTTTAATGAAGGGAAAAAAAGTGTCGATATAATA of the Candidatus Neomarinimicrobiota bacterium genome contains:
- a CDS encoding WbqC family protein, yielding MICAIHQPQTFPYIGYFAKIIQSDIFVFFDDVQFKKNEWQNRNRIKTDKGWMWLTVPVIHKFGQKINEVQINNKDNWKKKHINTFYTYYRKAPYFNEIIKNLEEIYSRDYDKLLDFNITTIKWILDYLKINKKIIFSSKLNYNPDGKQMSADEKIISILKIIGANTYISGIGAKDYLNTKLFDKENIKVVFQDFKHPVYHQLYGEFTPNLSIIDLLFNEGKKSVDIISRKMK